In the genome of Gloeotrichia echinulata CP02, one region contains:
- the gor gene encoding glutathione-disulfide reductase, whose translation MTFDYDLFVIGAGSGGLAASKRAASYGAKVAIAENDLVGGTCVIRGCVPKKLMVYGSRFPALFQEATGYGWKVGETELDWEHFITSIDKEVRRLSQLHISFLEKAGVELIPGRATLVDPHTVEVDGRKITADKILIAVGGRPIKPDLPGMEYAITSDEIFHLKEQPKHIAIIGAGYIGTEFASILRGFGCQVTQITRGEKILKGFDEDVRTGIQEGMINHGVRILQNTLVTAIEQVPEGLKLSLTGEHEESVIADVFLVATGRSPNIDGLGLENAGVNVVPSSVEGPGYSTTNAISVNEYSQTSQPNIFAVGDVTDRLNLTPVAIGEGRAFADSEFGNNRRKFSHETVPTAVFSIPEAATVGWTEAQAREKLGDAVTIFRTRFRPMYYSLTTTQERTMMKLVVDANTDKVLGAHMVGDNAAEIIQGVAIAVKMGATKKDFDATVGIHPSSAEEFVTMR comes from the coding sequence ATGACGTTTGATTACGATCTGTTTGTAATTGGTGCCGGTTCTGGGGGGTTGGCGGCTTCCAAACGAGCTGCTAGCTACGGGGCGAAAGTGGCGATCGCTGAAAATGATTTAGTTGGCGGTACTTGTGTGATTCGCGGTTGCGTGCCCAAAAAACTCATGGTCTATGGCTCTCGCTTTCCCGCACTGTTCCAAGAGGCTACAGGCTATGGCTGGAAAGTAGGTGAGACAGAGTTAGACTGGGAACATTTCATCACATCCATAGACAAGGAAGTCCGGCGACTGTCGCAACTACATATCAGTTTTTTAGAAAAAGCCGGAGTAGAACTAATACCTGGTCGTGCTACCTTAGTAGATCCCCATACCGTAGAAGTCGATGGACGCAAAATTACAGCCGATAAAATTTTAATTGCGGTTGGGGGGCGTCCCATCAAACCAGATTTACCGGGTATGGAATATGCCATTACCTCCGACGAAATTTTTCACCTCAAAGAACAGCCAAAGCACATTGCCATTATTGGTGCTGGTTATATTGGCACGGAATTTGCTTCCATATTGCGCGGTTTTGGTTGCCAGGTGACACAAATTACCAGGGGTGAAAAGATATTGAAGGGGTTTGATGAGGATGTCCGCACTGGTATTCAAGAAGGAATGATCAATCACGGTGTTCGCATCCTCCAGAATACTTTAGTCACAGCAATTGAGCAAGTGCCGGAAGGCTTGAAGTTGTCGTTAACTGGCGAACATGAAGAATCCGTAATTGCCGATGTATTTTTGGTGGCGACCGGTCGCAGTCCCAATATAGACGGACTGGGTTTGGAAAATGCTGGGGTTAATGTCGTTCCCAGTTCCGTGGAAGGGCCGGGATACAGCACCACAAATGCGATCTCTGTAAATGAATATAGTCAAACTAGTCAACCAAATATCTTTGCCGTGGGCGATGTTACTGATCGCTTAAATCTAACACCCGTAGCAATTGGTGAGGGTCGCGCCTTTGCTGATAGCGAATTTGGTAACAACCGCCGCAAATTTAGTCATGAGACTGTCCCCACAGCAGTGTTTTCTATCCCCGAAGCCGCAACAGTAGGCTGGACTGAAGCCCAAGCACGAGAAAAACTTGGTGATGCAGTGACAATTTTTCGCACCCGCTTCCGTCCGATGTACTATAGTTTAACCACTACACAAGAAAGAACCATGATGAAGTTGGTAGTTGATGCCAACACTGACAAAGTTCTCGGCGCTCACATGGTCGGAGACAATGCAGCAGAAATCATTCAAGGTGTAGCGATCGCCGTCAAAATGGGCGCGACCAAAAAAGACTTTGACGCCACCGTCGGTATCCATCCTTCATCTGCAGAAGAATTTGTCACCATGCGCTAA
- a CDS encoding response regulator: MKSQVNSKPKILVVDDEPDNLDLLYRTFYRDYKVLRATSGPAGLELLAREAEISVIISDQRMPIMSGTEFLSLTATQYPDIIRIILTGYTDVEDLVEAINAGKVFKYVTKPWEAEELKAVVRQALDTHNVLRARTRELTRTLRQESLLNSITNTIRSALDYRQILQAIVDTVGQMLAVDVCLLRPFQDGQLVDEGFIYQKTQTGKVPESESGGKNHSFSPSPPNPTTLPFPPGHSVNGTLREPEHLRGTGETLAPNLPLSPSTLLAQTIWETREVQVIHNVVDDERIQGDTPELSQRQIAFDAASIRSSLVVPLICQQELMAVLALHQCYQPRVWGEDEVKLVSMVADQAALALSQAYTYEQVRALAKRQQLVNTITTAIRSSLDPQDIFAAITAQLGQALQVDGCVLSLWTEEDEFVECVGLYDSSQKLADALKPEAGKLFSNNNHSHNQQLPRFQAPIKDNPILQEILRTQEPIVIADMSHCPIEIKGFDLPLKMPARSLIIVPLLADGKCIGSIMLREGGKPRKWLASEIDLAKAVAAQAAIAVQQSRLYQKTREQAERLLQLDKQKTEFFQNISHEFRTPITLIQGPLESAVGLGEGLSYAQSTIALRNSRRLLRLVNQLLDLQRLDAGRMQPSFRPCDLIEFISQIVESFRPYCEKKGLHLLTQLGECPPVYLDMEKFDKVVYNLLSNAMKFTPEGGTIGVKLEYLGDRCILQVQDTGIGIVKEQIPQLFERFRQAEGSENRSYEGSGLGLALVKELVELHGGKVTVDSVYGEGTTFTLGLLTGNSHLPHEQVIEMPCELNTSRASVELADLELIEPTSSNLESIPTDLSLSSPIPDSQGSGYSNNGNNGHSILVVDDNPDLRNYVSDIIRKNGYQVHTARNGAEGFQIAQDFSPSLIITDLMMPVVTGLKMIQLIRNTDKLKGTPIILLTAKVDEETRIESTEHGADAYLAKPFNDRELLAEVRNLLALKENERKVVELNTYLTESVLKRFLPPVLVQKAAMGDLTLDLRPEPRLITVLFSDIVGFTQLANTLRSRRVAELLNEYLEVMTKTVFDNGGTVDKFMGDAILALYGAPEELTPNEQVRRAINTARAMHRSLEKLNQRWQDQRILDASGHGGVKFRCGIHQGTAVVGMFGSAERADYTAIGPSVNIAARLQSAAIPGTILVSAAVADYLQDEEITKGSPLELKGIDETVLTFAVKPELMAKRSN, from the coding sequence ATGAAATCCCAAGTAAACAGTAAGCCGAAAATTTTGGTTGTCGATGATGAACCAGACAACCTTGACTTGCTTTACCGCACCTTCTATCGTGACTATAAGGTGCTCAGAGCAACTTCTGGTCCTGCTGGACTGGAGCTGCTTGCCCGAGAAGCAGAGATTTCAGTGATCATATCTGATCAGCGGATGCCGATCATGAGCGGGACAGAATTTTTGAGCCTGACAGCGACTCAATATCCAGATATTATTCGGATTATCTTAACTGGCTACACTGATGTCGAAGACCTAGTGGAAGCCATCAACGCTGGTAAGGTATTCAAATATGTTACCAAACCGTGGGAAGCAGAGGAACTCAAAGCTGTAGTCCGCCAAGCGTTGGACACCCACAATGTTCTCAGAGCCAGAACCCGCGAACTGACGCGCACCCTGCGTCAAGAATCACTGCTGAATAGTATCACCAATACGATTCGCAGCGCTTTAGACTATCGACAAATTTTACAAGCAATTGTTGATACCGTGGGTCAGATGTTGGCAGTGGATGTATGTCTGTTACGCCCCTTCCAAGATGGACAGTTGGTTGATGAAGGATTCATTTACCAGAAGACTCAAACTGGGAAAGTCCCAGAGTCAGAAAGTGGGGGAAAAAATCATTCTTTCTCTCCCTCACCCCCAAACCCCACTACCCTTCCCTTTCCTCCGGGACACTCTGTCAACGGTACACTTCGCGAACCGGAACATCTTCGAGGAACGGGGGAAACCCTAGCCCCCAATCTCCCCCTGTCCCCCTCCACCCTACTGGCGCAGACGATTTGGGAAACTCGCGAAGTACAGGTAATTCACAATGTCGTGGATGATGAGCGCATCCAGGGCGATACTCCAGAACTGAGCCAACGCCAGATAGCTTTTGATGCAGCTAGTATTCGCTCCAGCTTAGTTGTGCCCCTGATTTGCCAACAGGAACTAATGGCAGTACTGGCGCTACACCAATGTTATCAGCCCCGGGTCTGGGGGGAAGATGAGGTGAAGCTAGTCTCAATGGTCGCAGATCAGGCTGCTTTGGCTTTATCTCAGGCATATACTTATGAGCAAGTACGTGCCTTAGCCAAGCGCCAGCAGCTGGTGAATACGATTACGACTGCGATTCGCTCTAGCCTCGACCCTCAAGATATTTTTGCGGCTATTACCGCACAACTGGGACAAGCTTTACAAGTTGATGGCTGCGTTCTATCTTTATGGACAGAGGAAGATGAATTTGTCGAGTGTGTGGGCTTGTATGACAGTTCTCAAAAGCTAGCGGATGCCCTCAAGCCAGAAGCAGGGAAATTATTTAGTAATAATAATCACTCACATAATCAGCAATTACCGCGCTTTCAAGCCCCGATTAAGGACAATCCGATTCTGCAAGAAATTTTGCGGACACAGGAGCCGATAGTAATTGCGGATATGAGTCATTGTCCCATAGAAATCAAGGGGTTTGATTTGCCTTTGAAAATGCCAGCACGATCGCTGATCATTGTTCCCTTGCTGGCTGATGGCAAATGTATCGGTAGTATCATGCTGAGGGAAGGTGGTAAACCACGTAAGTGGTTAGCTTCGGAGATCGATTTGGCGAAAGCAGTAGCAGCCCAAGCGGCGATCGCTGTGCAACAATCACGCTTATACCAAAAAACTCGTGAACAAGCTGAACGCTTATTACAATTAGACAAACAAAAAACCGAATTTTTCCAAAATATCTCCCATGAGTTCCGCACACCTATTACCTTGATTCAAGGGCCTTTAGAGTCAGCGGTGGGGCTGGGTGAGGGGTTATCTTACGCTCAAAGTACAATTGCTCTACGTAACTCCCGCCGTTTGCTACGATTGGTAAATCAACTGCTCGATCTCCAACGTCTGGACGCTGGGAGGATGCAGCCAAGTTTCCGCCCCTGTGATTTAATCGAATTTATCAGTCAAATTGTCGAGTCGTTTCGCCCTTACTGTGAAAAAAAGGGATTGCATCTGCTGACGCAGTTGGGTGAATGCCCGCCAGTATACTTGGATATGGAAAAATTTGACAAGGTAGTTTATAATCTTTTGTCGAATGCTATGAAATTTACTCCTGAAGGTGGCACGATTGGGGTAAAACTCGAATATCTAGGCGATCGCTGCATATTACAAGTACAAGATACGGGAATTGGCATTGTTAAAGAACAAATTCCCCAACTATTTGAACGCTTCCGCCAAGCTGAAGGCTCAGAAAACCGTTCCTATGAAGGTAGTGGTTTGGGTTTGGCTTTGGTTAAAGAATTAGTGGAACTGCACGGTGGTAAAGTAACTGTAGATTCCGTTTACGGTGAAGGTACTACTTTTACCCTAGGTCTACTAACTGGCAATAGTCACCTACCTCATGAGCAAGTGATCGAAATGCCTTGTGAACTGAACACAAGCCGCGCTAGCGTGGAATTAGCTGATTTAGAACTAATAGAGCCAACATCAAGCAACCTCGAAAGTATTCCCACGGATTTATCACTGAGTTCTCCTATTCCAGACTCCCAGGGAAGCGGCTATTCCAATAATGGCAACAATGGTCACTCAATTTTGGTTGTCGATGATAACCCAGATTTGCGAAACTATGTATCTGATATTATCCGCAAAAACGGCTATCAAGTACACACGGCTCGTAATGGTGCCGAAGGATTCCAAATAGCTCAGGACTTTTCACCCAGCTTGATTATCACTGATTTAATGATGCCTGTGGTGACAGGACTCAAAATGATTCAATTGATCCGCAACACTGATAAATTAAAGGGAACACCAATCATTTTACTCACGGCGAAAGTTGATGAGGAGACTCGCATCGAAAGCACAGAACATGGCGCAGATGCTTATTTAGCTAAACCATTTAATGACCGGGAACTTCTTGCAGAAGTTAGGAATCTCTTAGCCTTAAAGGAAAATGAACGCAAGGTCGTGGAGCTAAATACTTATCTGACAGAATCGGTGCTAAAGCGCTTTTTACCGCCTGTATTGGTGCAAAAAGCCGCTATGGGAGATTTAACCCTCGATTTGCGACCAGAACCGCGCTTAATCACCGTTTTGTTCAGTGACATTGTTGGTTTTACCCAGCTAGCAAATACTCTCAGATCTCGACGAGTGGCAGAGTTGCTGAATGAGTATTTAGAAGTTATGACTAAAACTGTATTTGATAATGGCGGCACTGTGGATAAATTTATGGGAGATGCTATCTTAGCTTTATATGGAGCGCCAGAAGAACTAACCCCAAATGAACAGGTACGTCGAGCCATCAATACAGCCAGAGCAATGCACCGCTCATTGGAAAAGTTGAATCAACGCTGGCAAGATCAACGTATCTTAGATGCTAGCGGACATGGAGGTGTCAAATTTCGTTGTGGTATTCACCAAGGTACAGCAGTTGTGGGAATGTTTGGTAGCGCCGAACGTGCTGATTATACTGCGATCGGTCCTAGTGTGAATATTGCGGCGAGGTTGCAATCTGCTGCTATTCCCGGTACTATCCTAGTCTCTGCTGCTGTGGCAGATTATTTGCAGGACGAAGAAATTACTAAAGGTAGCCCTCTAGAACTTAAAGGAATAGACGAAACAGTTCTAACTTTTGCTGTGAAACCAGAGCTAATGGCGAAGCGCTCAAATTAA
- a CDS encoding transposase, which translates to MMTWAFYQFSQTLEHLCNRYGSKLVRITEEYTSKTCTKCGHVHRKLGSSKNFKCPTCGYEIPRDFNGAVGIFLKAMWDTTNTYSVGDVVLDVHDISNVGECLG; encoded by the coding sequence ATGATGACCTGGGCATTCTATCAGTTCTCTCAAACCCTTGAACATTTGTGTAACCGCTACGGTTCCAAATTGGTAAGAATAACTGAAGAATATACATCGAAGACCTGCACAAAATGCGGTCACGTTCATAGAAAACTTGGTAGTTCTAAGAACTTTAAATGCCCTACCTGTGGTTATGAAATACCACGAGATTTTAATGGAGCCGTGGGGATTTTCCTCAAGGCAATGTGGGATACCACCAACACTTACTCAGTTGGTGATGTTGTACTGGATGTTCACGATATCTCAAATGTCGGAGAATGTCTCGGTTAA
- a CDS encoding MnmC family methyltransferase translates to MSDFEQFVPQSTADGSFTFTSPEFGEAFHSHYGAKQESFLKFVVPTQLAARAHKPVLRLLDVCYGLGYNTAAALQTIWSVNPNCRVEVIGLELNPSVPKAAIAHQLFDNWDYQYTEILSQLAFEYEVQTECLNAKLHIGDARKMIRLVHQSGFLADAIFLDPFSPPQCPHLWTVEFIQLLSQCLHDDGLLATYSCAAAVRTALLTSGLEIGSTPPVGRRTPGTVAVHSQRGAEGELQSLLCYLYPLSQEEKEHLLTRAAIPYRDPELNASPDVIFMRRQQEQQVCELEPTSRWRKRWLLE, encoded by the coding sequence ATGTCGGATTTTGAGCAATTTGTACCACAATCTACAGCAGACGGTTCCTTCACCTTCACATCACCAGAATTTGGCGAAGCATTTCACAGCCATTATGGAGCGAAGCAGGAGAGTTTTCTCAAGTTTGTCGTTCCAACTCAATTAGCTGCGCGTGCCCACAAACCAGTTTTGCGGCTATTGGATGTTTGTTATGGTCTAGGATACAACACAGCGGCTGCTTTGCAAACAATTTGGTCAGTGAATCCCAATTGTCGGGTGGAAGTAATTGGGTTAGAACTAAATCCGTCTGTGCCAAAAGCGGCGATCGCTCATCAATTATTCGACAATTGGGACTATCAATATACGGAAATTTTGTCCCAACTAGCTTTTGAGTATGAAGTACAAACAGAGTGTCTAAACGCAAAGCTACACATTGGTGATGCGAGGAAGATGATTCGATTAGTACATCAGTCCGGTTTCCTCGCCGATGCAATTTTTCTTGATCCATTTTCACCTCCTCAGTGTCCTCACTTATGGACTGTTGAGTTTATTCAACTTTTATCACAGTGTTTACACGATGATGGTTTACTAGCTACTTATTCCTGCGCGGCTGCTGTACGTACAGCACTGTTGACATCTGGGTTAGAGATAGGTTCTACCCCACCAGTTGGAAGGCGAACACCTGGTACAGTAGCTGTCCATAGCCAACGAGGCGCAGAAGGGGAGTTACAATCTCTCTTGTGTTATTTATACCCGCTTTCCCAGGAAGAAAAAGAGCATTTGTTAACTCGTGCTGCTATTCCCTACCGCGATCCTGAATTGAATGCTTCTCCCGATGTCATATTCATGCGGCGCCAACAAGAACAACAAGTTTGTGAACTTGAGCCTACCTCCCGTTGGCGAAAACGATGGCTATTGGAATAG
- a CDS encoding N-acetyltransferase — protein sequence MNTKLALTSWFFHPYHQDPVTPAPDLAERQFQIRAATPADLSGVAHIISESFHSQNGIWGWAFPLLRLGIYEDLRHRLASPAPHNVCLVAVDTTANGANHLVGTVELGVRFNDSWTHSGKSFPYLSNLAVRPKYRRHGVGSALLMNCEKVSQDWGFQDLYLHVLESNHQARQLYFKLGYRVHKVESNWNFFLLNTSRQILLHKHIKADSII from the coding sequence ATAAATACTAAACTAGCCTTGACATCCTGGTTTTTTCACCCATACCACCAAGATCCTGTCACACCAGCCCCCGATCTAGCCGAACGCCAATTCCAAATCCGTGCGGCTACACCTGCTGATTTGAGTGGTGTTGCCCACATTATTTCTGAAAGCTTCCACTCCCAAAATGGTATATGGGGATGGGCTTTTCCGTTGCTACGTTTGGGTATTTATGAAGACTTAAGGCATCGCCTAGCATCCCCTGCACCCCATAATGTTTGTTTGGTTGCTGTTGATACTACAGCAAATGGTGCTAATCACTTAGTAGGCACTGTGGAACTGGGTGTGCGTTTCAATGATTCGTGGACACACTCAGGCAAGAGTTTTCCTTACCTGTCTAATTTAGCTGTTCGTCCCAAATACCGTAGACATGGAGTAGGATCAGCCTTACTGATGAACTGTGAAAAAGTCTCTCAGGATTGGGGATTTCAAGATTTATACCTCCACGTTTTGGAAAGTAACCACCAGGCACGACAGCTTTATTTCAAGCTGGGATATCGGGTGCATAAAGTCGAATCTAACTGGAATTTTTTTCTGTTGAACACCTCACGGCAGATCTTGTTACACAAACACATTAAAGCTGATTCCATTATCTGA
- a CDS encoding two-component system response regulator yields the protein MIQWKFKDTGSSIKIVSGSNPSSKMKSNDSNAVESQSVEVYSLGLSKGEFMLEQTPALPSWMKRNSVNSNYDSLASRTLQPQGSKVNGSDSDLAKILVVDDHAASRMTSVALLAMEGYEVIEADSGSIAVELVTQKQPDLILLDVMMPGMDGFEVCQLLKQNEQTRLIPVIFITALNDRRSRIRGIEVGADDFLTKPFDRVELAARVKSLVRQKRLNEDLDHAEKVLFSVARAIESRDPNTGDHCERLVKLGQAFGEYLNLSRNQIRDLMWGGYLHDIGKVGIPDAVLLKKGKLTPEEWEIMRQHVSIGEKICQPLRSMQGVIPIIRHHHERWDGSGYPDGLKENDIPYLAQVFQIIDIYDALTSERPYKRAFSPAEALAVMVEETDSGWRNPKLMQQFAAFIRRHQDGITPC from the coding sequence GTGATTCAATGGAAATTCAAGGATACAGGCTCTAGCATAAAAATTGTTAGTGGGTCTAACCCCTCAAGCAAAATGAAGAGTAATGATTCAAATGCCGTGGAATCGCAAAGTGTAGAAGTTTATTCATTGGGTTTATCTAAAGGAGAGTTTATGCTTGAACAGACCCCAGCATTGCCTTCTTGGATGAAACGTAACAGTGTGAATTCTAATTATGATTCATTGGCCTCTAGAACGCTACAACCTCAAGGTTCTAAAGTGAATGGTTCTGATTCAGATCTGGCGAAAATTTTAGTGGTTGACGACCATGCAGCAAGTCGCATGACATCTGTAGCTCTCTTGGCGATGGAAGGATACGAAGTTATTGAAGCAGATAGTGGTTCTATTGCTGTGGAACTGGTGACACAAAAACAACCAGATTTGATTTTACTGGATGTAATGATGCCAGGTATGGATGGGTTTGAAGTGTGTCAGTTGCTGAAGCAAAATGAACAAACTAGGCTAATACCCGTAATTTTTATTACAGCCTTAAATGATAGGCGATCGCGTATCCGAGGGATAGAAGTAGGGGCGGATGATTTTCTCACCAAACCCTTTGACCGTGTGGAACTAGCGGCGCGTGTTAAGTCCTTAGTGCGCCAGAAGCGTTTAAACGAAGATCTAGACCATGCAGAAAAAGTGCTGTTTTCTGTGGCTAGGGCGATAGAAAGTCGCGACCCCAATACTGGAGACCATTGCGAACGACTGGTAAAATTAGGACAAGCCTTTGGTGAATACCTGAATCTCTCACGCAACCAAATCCGCGACTTGATGTGGGGTGGTTATCTCCACGATATTGGCAAAGTAGGCATTCCCGATGCAGTCCTACTGAAAAAAGGCAAACTCACCCCCGAAGAATGGGAGATCATGAGACAGCACGTTTCGATTGGCGAAAAAATCTGCCAGCCACTACGTAGTATGCAGGGTGTAATTCCCATTATTCGCCATCATCATGAGCGCTGGGATGGTTCAGGCTACCCCGATGGACTCAAAGAGAATGATATTCCCTATCTAGCACAGGTATTTCAAATCATTGATATTTATGATGCTTTAACCAGCGAACGACCGTACAAAAGGGCTTTTAGCCCCGCAGAAGCACTTGCGGTGATGGTGGAAGAAACGGATTCGGGTTGGCGTAATCCCAAACTCATGCAGCAGTTTGCAGCGTTTATTCGCCGTCACCAAGATGGAATCACGCCGTGCTAA
- a CDS encoding histidinol-phosphate transaminase, with protein MLPFIRSDLAQFTAYKPHPSSDTGKAVPAQLDRLDTNESPYDLPPELKEKLAWTYQQVIETNRYPDGGHETLKEAIAEYVNESASVSSSFVTAANISVGNGSDELIRSLLIATCLKGEGSILVANPTFSMYKIVAESLGIPVVAVARSEANFEIDLEAAQSAIENTQNPPIRAIFVVNPNSPTANRLTTAELAWLRSLSEEILVVIDEAYFEFSQATLVSELAQRPNWVVLRTFSKAFRLASLRVGYCIAQQEVIAILEKIRLPYNLPSFSIAAALIALQNRQLLLESISQTLVERDKLIEALSQHPALEVAESAANFIYLRFKANASHPQDTALKILHQTLAKSGTLVRLLNGGLRITVGTIEENYRTLNRLQAALGNLQF; from the coding sequence ATGCTTCCATTCATCCGGTCAGATTTAGCCCAATTTACCGCCTATAAACCCCACCCTAGTAGCGATACTGGCAAAGCTGTGCCAGCGCAATTGGATCGACTGGATACAAATGAAAGCCCCTATGATTTGCCACCTGAATTAAAAGAGAAGCTGGCTTGGACTTATCAGCAAGTAATTGAAACAAATCGTTATCCTGATGGGGGACATGAAACACTTAAGGAAGCGATCGCGGAGTATGTCAATGAGTCAGCTTCTGTTTCGTCATCCTTTGTGACTGCTGCTAATATCTCTGTAGGCAATGGTTCAGATGAATTGATCCGCTCTTTATTAATTGCCACCTGTCTCAAAGGAGAAGGTTCAATTTTAGTTGCCAATCCCACTTTCTCGATGTACAAGATTGTCGCTGAAAGTTTGGGTATTCCGGTCGTAGCGGTGGCTAGAAGTGAAGCCAATTTTGAAATTGACTTAGAAGCAGCGCAGTCAGCTATCGAAAATACTCAAAATCCTCCAATTCGGGCTATTTTTGTCGTTAATCCTAATTCCCCTACGGCTAATCGCTTAACTACGGCAGAATTGGCATGGTTAAGAAGTCTGAGTGAGGAGATTTTGGTAGTCATTGATGAAGCGTACTTTGAATTTAGTCAAGCTACCCTAGTCAGCGAATTAGCACAGCGTCCTAACTGGGTAGTCCTACGCACTTTTTCTAAAGCTTTCCGGTTAGCGTCTCTTCGCGTTGGCTATTGCATTGCTCAACAGGAAGTGATCGCCATTTTAGAAAAAATTCGCTTACCTTACAATCTTCCCAGCTTCTCAATCGCCGCAGCATTAATTGCTTTGCAAAATCGCCAACTCTTGCTGGAGTCAATTAGCCAAACCCTAGTTGAACGAGACAAACTCATCGAGGCTTTGTCCCAACACCCAGCATTAGAAGTCGCTGAAAGTGCGGCTAATTTTATTTACCTGCGTTTTAAAGCAAATGCTTCTCACCCACAAGACACTGCTTTAAAAATTTTGCACCAGACACTCGCAAAGTCTGGAACTCTTGTACGGCTGCTTAACGGAGGATTGCGAATTACAGTAGGAACGATTGAAGAAAACTACCGCACCCTGAATCGACTACAAGCGGCTTTGGGCAATTTACAATTTTAA
- a CDS encoding transposase, whose product MMTWAFYQFSQTLEHLCNRYGSKLVRITEEYTSKTCTKCGHVHRKLGSSKNFKCPTCGYEIPRDFNGAVGIFLKAMWDTTNTYSVGDVVLDVHDISNVGECFG is encoded by the coding sequence ATGATGACCTGGGCATTCTATCAGTTCTCTCAAACCCTTGAACATTTGTGTAACCGCTACGGTTCCAAATTGGTAAGAATAACTGAAGAATATACATCGAAGACCTGCACAAAATGCGGTCACGTTCATAGAAAACTTGGTAGTTCTAAGAACTTTAAATGCCCTACCTGTGGTTATGAAATACCACGAGATTTTAATGGAGCCGTGGGGATTTTCCTCAAGGCAATGTGGGATACCACCAACACTTACTCAGTTGGTGATGTTGTACTGGATGTTCACGATATCTCAAATGTCGGAGAATGTTTCGGTTAA
- a CDS encoding sulfurtransferase, with the protein MTNPQFIVSPTWLFEHLEDPQVVIIDCRFSLADPKLGQQQYQASHIERSYYLDLNQDLSSPVREHGGRHPLPDPHDLAQKLAQIGVNFQKTLVVAYDDSRFAFASRLWWLLRYLGHEQVAVLDGGFAGWQKAGYPVTDVTPEPQKASFVPKIQPERVVDIASVKNRKDLPDVVLVDSRESDRYRGEREPIDKIAGHIPGAVNYPWLEVTDSSGYLLPQIEQRHRWENIEKAEEILVYCGSGVTACVNLLSLELAGIHKGKLYAGSWSDWISY; encoded by the coding sequence ATGACCAATCCTCAATTTATTGTTTCGCCAACCTGGCTATTTGAACATCTTGAAGATCCGCAAGTTGTAATCATAGATTGTCGCTTTTCTCTAGCCGATCCAAAATTAGGACAGCAGCAGTACCAAGCCAGTCATATAGAGAGATCGTACTACCTAGATTTAAATCAGGATCTGTCCAGTCCTGTGAGAGAACATGGCGGAAGACATCCTTTGCCAGATCCTCATGATTTAGCCCAAAAATTAGCACAGATCGGAGTAAATTTCCAAAAAACTTTAGTTGTCGCTTACGATGATTCCCGCTTTGCGTTTGCATCTCGTTTGTGGTGGTTATTGCGCTATCTTGGACATGAACAAGTAGCGGTATTAGACGGAGGGTTTGCGGGATGGCAAAAAGCTGGTTATCCTGTCACAGATGTCACTCCTGAACCTCAAAAGGCTAGCTTTGTCCCCAAGATACAACCAGAAAGGGTAGTAGACATAGCATCTGTAAAAAATCGCAAAGATTTACCCGATGTAGTCTTAGTAGATTCAAGAGAGAGCGATCGCTACCGAGGTGAACGAGAGCCAATTGATAAAATTGCCGGTCATATTCCTGGTGCTGTTAACTATCCTTGGCTTGAAGTCACAGATTCTTCCGGCTATTTACTTCCCCAAATCGAACAACGTCACCGCTGGGAAAATATCGAAAAAGCAGAGGAAATCTTAGTTTATTGTGGTTCTGGCGTTACCGCTTGCGTGAATTTACTTTCTTTGGAACTAGCTGGTATTCACAAAGGTAAACTTTATGCTGGTAGCTGGAGCGATTGGATTAGTTATTAG